Proteins from a genomic interval of Nostoc sp. TCL240-02:
- a CDS encoding DUF29 family protein, translating to MEELLELRQFLEQGKIHEALLLVDELEEISLSDKINKIDSYGVILLIHLIKQKAEKRSTRSWDVSIENTVREINKINKRRKSGGYYLNQAELIDILQQGYQVALKRAALEAFVRAAFRRKGRYETQELAAMVNQEETLTEALKLIQQ from the coding sequence ATGGAAGAACTGCTAGAACTTAGGCAATTTCTAGAACAAGGCAAAATCCATGAGGCGTTGTTGTTGGTGGATGAGTTAGAAGAAATAAGCCTCAGTGACAAAATCAATAAAATTGATAGTTATGGAGTAATTCTGCTCATCCATTTAATTAAACAAAAGGCCGAAAAACGTTCTACTCGCTCTTGGGATGTTTCGATAGAAAATACAGTGCGGGAAATCAACAAAATAAACAAGCGCCGCAAATCTGGTGGTTATTACTTGAATCAGGCAGAATTAATCGATATTCTGCAACAAGGATATCAAGTGGCACTGAAAAGAGCGGCGCTAGAAGCTTTTGTTCGCGCAGCGTTCCGCAGGAAGGGGCGTTATGAAACCCAAGAATTGGCTGCAATGGTTAACCAGGAAGAAACTTTAACCGAAGCACTGAAACTGATTCAACAATAG
- the glmU gene encoding bifunctional UDP-N-acetylglucosamine diphosphorylase/glucosamine-1-phosphate N-acetyltransferase GlmU has product MVVVAILAAGRGTRMKSRLPKVLHSLGGLTLVERVIESVEPLSPSRRIVIVGYQSEEVQTAMHSIPNLEFVEQTVQLGTGHAIQQLLPHLEDYTGDLLILNGDLPLIRSETLQQMLQTHAQNQNAATILTSYLLDPTGYGRVFCNDENIVQQMVEHKDCTAAQRQNQRINAGVYCFRWPDLAKVLPYLQANNAQKEYYLTDAVTQVGKVMAVDVEDYQEILGINDRLQLATAYEILQKRVKEKWMLAGVTLIDPTSITIDETVELQPDVIIEPQTHLRGNTVIKTGSHIGPGSLIENSQLSENVTVQYSVVIDSTVQAGSRIGPYTHLRGYVQVGANCRVGNFVELKNTQLGDRTNAAHLSYIGDTVVGNQVNIGAGTITANYDGVKKHRTKIGDRTKTGANSVLVAPITLGDDVYIAAGSTVTEDVPNDSLVIARSRQVVKPGWQRKSVGNKTTDQHK; this is encoded by the coding sequence ATGGTAGTTGTAGCAATTCTAGCGGCGGGACGCGGCACACGGATGAAATCACGCTTACCCAAGGTTTTACATTCTTTGGGTGGGCTCACGCTAGTCGAGAGAGTTATCGAAAGTGTAGAACCACTTTCGCCCTCACGACGAATCGTAATTGTCGGGTATCAGTCCGAAGAAGTGCAAACCGCTATGCATTCAATTCCCAACTTGGAGTTTGTTGAACAGACTGTACAACTGGGAACCGGTCATGCCATCCAACAATTACTTCCACACTTGGAAGATTACACAGGAGATTTGCTGATACTTAACGGCGATTTACCGTTGATACGCAGCGAAACTCTCCAGCAGATGTTACAAACTCACGCCCAAAATCAGAATGCTGCCACCATTCTTACCTCGTACCTACTAGACCCGACGGGCTACGGGCGAGTTTTTTGTAACGATGAAAATATTGTGCAGCAAATGGTCGAACATAAAGATTGTACTGCTGCTCAAAGACAAAATCAGCGGATTAACGCTGGAGTTTACTGCTTCCGTTGGCCAGATTTGGCAAAGGTGCTTCCCTACCTCCAGGCAAATAATGCCCAAAAAGAATACTATCTCACTGATGCCGTGACTCAAGTGGGAAAAGTTATGGCAGTGGACGTAGAAGATTATCAAGAAATTCTCGGCATCAACGATCGCCTGCAATTGGCAACAGCCTACGAGATTTTGCAAAAACGAGTCAAGGAAAAATGGATGCTAGCAGGTGTCACCCTCATCGACCCCACAAGCATCACCATTGATGAAACTGTGGAATTACAGCCTGATGTAATTATTGAACCCCAAACTCACCTGCGGGGAAATACGGTAATTAAAACAGGAAGTCATATTGGGCCGGGAAGTTTAATTGAAAATAGCCAGTTGAGTGAAAATGTCACGGTGCAGTATTCAGTAGTAATAGATAGCACTGTGCAGGCAGGAAGCCGAATTGGCCCTTATACTCATTTGCGCGGTTATGTACAAGTCGGTGCTAATTGCCGTGTGGGGAATTTTGTGGAATTAAAAAATACCCAATTAGGCGATCGCACGAATGCAGCACATTTGTCATACATAGGTGATACCGTCGTTGGCAATCAGGTGAATATTGGTGCTGGTACAATTACTGCCAATTATGACGGCGTAAAAAAACACCGTACCAAAATAGGCGATCGCACGAAAACTGGAGCCAATAGCGTTTTAGTTGCTCCAATTACCTTGGGAGATGATGTTTACATTGCAGCTGGTTCTACAGTCACAGAAGATGTGCCTAATGATTCTCTGGTGATTGCCCGTAGTCGTCAGGTAGTAAAACCAGGTTGGCAAAGGAAAAGTGTTGGAAATAAAACCACAGATCAACATAAATAA
- a CDS encoding two-component system response regulator — protein MIQWKSNHTGFTEQIVSESNPISTVKSIGSNHVVGSQNNVEAYSLGLSQEDLILEDRQAVSSWIKSDINCGNDSLVSRTLQTKGSKVNGFDFDPPKVLVVDDHAASRMTAVALLGMEGYEVIEADRGSTVVGLVTQKQPDLILLDVMMPGMDGFEVCQLLKQDEQTRLIPVIFITALNDRRSRIRGIEVGADDFLTKPFDRVELAARVKSLVRQKRLNEDLDHAEQVLFSIAMSIESRDPNTGNHCERLVKLGQLFGEYLNLSRYQIRDLMWGGYLHDIGKVGIPDAVLLKKDQLTAKDWEIMKQHVLIGEKICQPLRSMRGVIPIIRHHHERWDGSGYPDALKGDDIPYLAQVFQLIDIYDALSSERPYKIAFTTEEALLVMLEESNSGWRNPKLMQQFAEFIRYCQE, from the coding sequence GTGATTCAATGGAAATCCAACCATACAGGCTTTACAGAACAAATTGTTAGTGAGTCAAACCCCATTAGCACAGTAAAGAGTATTGGTTCAAATCATGTTGTAGGCTCGCAGAATAATGTGGAGGCTTATTCTTTAGGCTTATCTCAGGAAGACCTGATTCTTGAAGATAGACAAGCAGTATCTTCTTGGATAAAATCTGATATTAATTGTGGTAATGATTCATTAGTCTCTAGAACACTACAAACCAAAGGTTCTAAAGTGAATGGGTTTGATTTTGATCCGCCGAAGGTTTTAGTAGTTGACGATCATGCCGCCAGTCGGATGACTGCTGTTGCCCTCTTGGGGATGGAAGGATACGAAGTCATTGAGGCAGACAGAGGTTCTACTGTTGTAGGATTGGTAACTCAAAAACAACCAGATTTGATTTTGCTGGATGTGATGATGCCAGGAATGGATGGATTTGAAGTTTGCCAATTGCTGAAACAGGATGAGCAGACTAGGCTAATCCCAGTGATTTTTATTACAGCATTAAATGATAGGCGATCGCGCATTCGGGGAATTGAAGTTGGGGCAGATGATTTTCTCACCAAACCTTTTGATCGTGTAGAGTTGGCGGCACGTGTGAAGTCCTTGGTACGACAGAAGCGTCTGAACGAAGATTTAGACCATGCCGAACAAGTACTATTTTCCATTGCCATGTCGATTGAAAGCCGCGATCCTAATACAGGCAACCATTGTGAACGCCTGGTAAAACTAGGACAACTTTTTGGTGAATACCTCAACCTCTCACGCTACCAAATTCGAGATTTGATGTGGGGTGGTTATCTCCACGATATCGGTAAGGTGGGTATTCCCGATGCTGTGCTGCTGAAAAAAGACCAACTCACCGCCAAAGATTGGGAGATCATGAAGCAGCACGTTTTGATTGGGGAAAAAATCTGCCAGCCACTACGCAGTATGCGGGGTGTAATTCCTATTATTCGTCATCACCATGAACGCTGGGATGGCTCAGGCTACCCTGATGCACTCAAGGGGGATGATATTCCCTATCTGGCACAAGTATTTCAATTAATTGATATTTACGATGCTTTAAGCAGTGAACGACCTTACAAAATAGCTTTTACTACAGAAGAAGCACTTTTAGTGATGCTAGAAGAATCTAATTCTGGTTGGCGTAATCCCAAACTAATGCAGCAATTTGCAGAGTTTATTCGATACTGTCAGGAATAG
- a CDS encoding tRNA (5-methylaminomethyl-2-thiouridine)(34)-methyltransferase MnmD — translation MSDLENFTPKLTADGSFTFVSEEFGESFHSHYGAKQESFFKFVEPTQLATVAQKPVLRLLDICYGLGYNTAAALQTIWAVNPSCYVEVIGLELNPAVPQAAIAHHLFDNWNCNYIDIFSQLAFEHQVQTDRLKAKLLIGDARTTIVLVHQSDFSADAIFLDPFSPPQCPQLWTVEFIKQLSLCLDQDGLLATYSCSAAVRTALLSAGLAIASTPPVGRRSPGTVAAHSASGESQNRSIFTPLSQVEEEHLLTRAAIPYRDPGLSDSTEVIVMRRQQEQQASSLEPTSRWQKRWLLRTQGRDFMGSNL, via the coding sequence ATGTCAGACTTAGAAAATTTTACACCTAAGCTCACAGCAGATGGTTCTTTCACCTTTGTCTCTGAAGAATTTGGTGAATCCTTTCACAGCCATTATGGAGCGAAGCAGGAGAGTTTTTTCAAGTTTGTGGAACCTACTCAACTGGCTACAGTTGCTCAAAAACCAGTTTTGCGACTATTGGATATTTGTTATGGTCTAGGATATAACACAGCTGCTGCTTTGCAGACAATTTGGGCAGTGAATCCCAGTTGTTATGTTGAAGTAATCGGTTTGGAACTGAATCCGGCAGTGCCACAAGCTGCGATCGCTCATCACTTGTTCGACAATTGGAACTGTAACTATATTGATATCTTTTCCCAGCTAGCTTTTGAGCATCAAGTGCAAACAGATCGCCTGAAAGCAAAGCTACTAATTGGTGATGCTAGAACTACGATCGTGTTAGTACATCAGTCGGATTTCTCGGCAGATGCAATTTTCCTCGATCCCTTTTCACCACCACAGTGTCCCCAATTATGGACTGTTGAATTTATTAAACAACTCTCATTGTGTCTAGATCAAGATGGTTTATTAGCCACCTATTCTTGTTCTGCTGCTGTACGCACAGCACTTTTGTCTGCTGGTTTAGCGATCGCTTCTACCCCACCAGTGGGCAGGCGATCGCCTGGTACTGTAGCAGCCCATTCTGCAAGTGGTGAGTCTCAAAACCGCTCAATATTTACTCCCCTCTCGCAAGTCGAAGAAGAACACTTACTAACCCGTGCTGCTATTCCCTATCGCGATCCTGGATTGAGCGATTCAACCGAAGTCATAGTGATGCGGCGACAACAAGAGCAACAAGCTTCTTCACTCGAACCTACCTCACGTTGGCAAAAAAGGTGGCTATTGAGAACACAAGGCAGAGATTTTATGGGAAGTAATTTGTAG
- a CDS encoding sulfurtransferase: MPNNQFVISPAWLFEHLEDPQVIIVDCRFSLAEPQLGQQQYQTSHIKGSYYLDLNQDLSSPVGKHGGRHPLPEPNDIANKFAAIGVNYQKTLVVAYDDSRFAFASRLWWLLRYLGHEQVAVLDGGFTGWQKAGYPITDVVHQPSTDTFVAQVQPEKVVDINVVKTRKDSQEVVLVDSRESDRYRGEREPIDKIAGHIPGAVNYPWQDVTDSSGYLLPQEEQRRRWEQLETAEEILVYCGSGVTACVNLLSLELAGINTGKLYAGSWSDWISYL, from the coding sequence ATGCCCAATAACCAATTTGTTATTTCACCAGCTTGGCTATTTGAACATCTAGAAGATCCGCAAGTTATTATTGTTGATTGTCGCTTTTCTTTAGCCGAACCACAACTAGGACAACAGCAGTACCAAACAAGCCATATTAAAGGGTCATATTACCTAGATTTAAATCAGGATCTTTCCAGTCCAGTGGGTAAGCATGGCGGGAGACATCCTTTACCTGAACCCAATGATATCGCTAACAAATTTGCAGCAATTGGGGTAAATTACCAAAAAACTCTGGTGGTAGCTTATGATGATTCGCGTTTTGCTTTTGCATCTCGTTTATGGTGGCTGTTGCGCTATCTTGGACATGAGCAAGTTGCGGTACTAGATGGAGGCTTTACTGGATGGCAAAAAGCTGGTTATCCGATTACAGATGTCGTTCATCAACCCAGTACCGATACGTTTGTAGCTCAAGTGCAACCAGAAAAAGTTGTAGATATTAATGTGGTAAAAACCCGGAAAGATAGCCAAGAGGTAGTATTGGTAGATTCGAGAGAAAGCGATCGCTATCGAGGTGAACGAGAGCCAATTGATAAAATTGCCGGACATATTCCTGGTGCAGTCAACTATCCTTGGCAAGATGTTACAGACTCTTCCGGCTATCTACTCCCTCAAGAGGAACAACGTCGTCGGTGGGAACAGCTAGAAACAGCCGAAGAAATCTTGGTTTATTGCGGTTCTGGCGTTACTGCTTGCGTAAATTTACTTTCTTTAGAATTAGCTGGCATTAACACAGGTAAACTTTATGCTGGTAGCTGGAGTGATTGGATTTCTTATTTATAG
- a CDS encoding FecR family protein: MFYKSFPLLVIALWGVIVLPLPNRVSAITPLTRAEIQDLRNIVQLIPKDKLKKRPARKLDAMTPGDGVATGRASLADLRFNDGSLARVGEQALFQFLPKTRDFKLSNGTVLLLIPPGQGQTRIQTPNAAAAIRGSALFVRYNQQTDTTIVGALTNSGIEVSNKEASETKVLEAGQMVIIVKGKFERLYDFDLRNFYETSQLVRELDLNRQSPVPTPDPAITRVQAETAAALKAQPPIKGEGVIENPSFVKLTPTAVTSTETKPVTSTTTKPVTSTQTTPVTSTQTTPVTPTQTTPVTPTPTQTTPVTPTPTQTTPVTPTPTQTTPVTPTPTQTTPVTPTPTQTTPVTPTPTQTTPVTPTPTQTTPVTPTPTQTTPVTPTPTQTTPVTPTPTQTTPVTPTPTQTTPVTPTPTQTTPVTPTPTQTTPVTPTPTQTTPVTTTPTQTTPVTTTPTQTTPVTTTPTEPTPVTTTPTEPTPVTTTTTPTPTEPTSVTTTTTPTQTTPVTTTPTESIPVTPTTTPTESTPVTPTPSGSPST, translated from the coding sequence ATGTTTTATAAATCATTTCCACTATTGGTGATTGCTTTATGGGGAGTTATAGTACTGCCTTTGCCAAATAGGGTAAGTGCCATAACTCCTCTAACGCGAGCAGAGATTCAGGATCTCCGCAACATAGTACAACTGATACCCAAAGATAAGTTAAAGAAACGTCCTGCACGTAAATTAGACGCAATGACTCCTGGCGACGGGGTGGCAACTGGTCGAGCTTCCCTAGCAGATTTGCGTTTCAATGATGGCTCTTTGGCACGAGTTGGAGAACAGGCGTTATTTCAATTTTTGCCGAAGACTCGTGACTTTAAACTTTCAAATGGCACTGTGTTGTTACTCATCCCACCAGGACAGGGGCAAACACGTATACAAACACCAAATGCAGCAGCAGCAATTCGTGGTTCAGCATTATTTGTACGCTACAACCAACAAACAGACACCACGATTGTGGGTGCGTTAACAAATAGTGGCATTGAAGTTTCTAACAAAGAAGCTTCTGAAACTAAGGTGTTAGAAGCAGGGCAAATGGTGATTATAGTTAAAGGGAAATTTGAAAGGTTATATGATTTTGATCTGAGAAATTTTTATGAAACGAGCCAACTAGTTCGGGAACTTGATTTGAACAGGCAAAGTCCTGTACCTACGCCTGATCCTGCAATCACCAGAGTTCAAGCCGAAACTGCTGCGGCTTTGAAAGCACAGCCACCGATAAAAGGTGAGGGAGTAATTGAAAACCCCTCTTTTGTGAAACTAACTCCTACAGCCGTAACTTCAACTGAGACAAAACCTGTAACTTCAACTACAACAAAACCTGTAACTTCAACTCAGACAACACCTGTAACTTCAACTCAGACAACACCTGTAACTCCAACTCAGACAACACCTGTAACTCCAACTCCAACTCAGACAACACCTGTAACTCCAACTCCAACTCAGACAACACCTGTAACTCCAACTCCAACTCAGACAACACCTGTAACTCCAACTCCAACTCAGACAACACCTGTAACTCCAACTCCAACTCAGACAACACCTGTAACTCCAACTCCAACTCAGACAACACCTGTAACTCCAACTCCAACTCAGACAACACCTGTAACTCCAACTCCAACTCAGACAACACCTGTAACTCCAACTCCAACTCAGACAACACCTGTAACTCCAACTCCAACTCAGACAACACCTGTAACTCCAACTCCAACTCAGACAACACCTGTAACTCCAACTCCAACTCAGACAACACCTGTAACTCCAACTCCAACTCAGACAACACCTGTAACTCCAACTCCAACTCAGACAACACCTGTAACTACAACTCCAACTCAGACAACACCTGTAACTACAACTCCAACTCAGACAACACCTGTAACTACAACTCCAACTGAGCCAACACCTGTAACTACAACTCCAACTGAGCCAACACCTGTAACTACAACTACAACCCCAACCCCAACTGAGCCAACATCTGTAACTACAACTACAACCCCAACTCAGACAACACCTGTAACTACAACTCCAACTGAGTCAATACCTGTAACTCCAACTACAACACCAACTGAGTCAACACCTGTAACCCCAACTCCATCTGGCTCTCCAAGCACATAA